Sequence from the Helianthus annuus cultivar XRQ/B chromosome 13, HanXRQr2.0-SUNRISE, whole genome shotgun sequence genome:
ACAAAAATGATCTACATTGTTTGCCTTTTAAGATATCATTTGAAAATATCAGATGGTCTGACATGATCATAATCAACTACAACATCTGGAAAAAGATATTTCCGAAATGTTTAGATCAGTGTTGTTAATTCCGAGCATAGCGCTCGCTATAGCGTTTAGCGTGGCAATGAGATTACAGGCCACAATCTAATTTTGGCGCCTCCATAGAGTGGAAATAGCGGGATTATAGTTTTTTGTGTTGATATAAATAGTGATAATATATGCCTATAAAATAGAAGaattttttcgtttttttttttaaatatgaaaaCAGCGTATTTTGGTAAAGAAACTGAtaaaatacacatataaaatattTATAAAGTTATCTTCTAGTGTATGCTAAACATAACTAGTGCCCGCTATTTCTTCGTTAttgctacgtagcgtataggtagcTTGTCGCTACTGttcgctattcgctattaacaagTATGGTTTAGATAATACCAGGATAACCAAAAAAAATAGATGATAATATGAAAAATCACTGATCCTAAAAGCATAAGTGCATAATAGGTACTCCATGTTAACTAAAAGAGTAAAAGATACTGGCAAACAAACAGTTAAATTACAAAATATGAATAATGTATTTATAACAAAAGGTACCTGTGTAGCACAGATCTTTGTTTAAAAAAGCGCGAAGcgctccgaagcgttttggttccaaaagctttaagcgagcttcaagcgcgaagcgagagcttcatgtatacgaagcgctcaaaataaaataaaaaataaaaaaaacattgtacacatcaatatgacctattctacttgttaatcaatgacaaacacaaaaacatgattaaaaaacacagttaacacttaaaaaacatagttaaaacataaattaaagtcgaaacacacttaaaacataaacataaaacataaattaaagtcgaaacacacttaaaacataaacataaaaatagtCTTTAATCAAGACAGCGCTGGAATGTTAAAAAGACAGCGGCTGGAATTTAAAAAAGACAGCGCTGATATTAGGGTAAAGAAACAGGCCTCATTTAACCCTATTTAAGGACTGTTGGGCTTAAAAAATGGCCCAAATGTGACCTGATTGGGCTGAAGCGTCGCTTCAAACCATCATCGCTTCGCGCTTAAAGCTCGCTTCACAGCGCTTCACGTAATGTAACGCTTCAGACCAAAAAAAGCGATGTTTCCAGCGCTTCACGCTTAAAGCTCGCTTTAAGCGCGCTTTTTTAAACACAGGCACAGATAACGTTGTAATATGTAAAAAAAGATATTGAAACGTGATTTGCAATGATCTGTATTAGGCTTGGTACCAGTAGTGCAAAAATACTGAAAAATTATGTTTTGATGATAGTGAAGAAATTTGTTTTGTTTAAGTAATGAAGATTTTTTTCGTTTTGTATGGTTTGAAGTGAGGAGGATCGGAAATGGTTCATGGAAGCTATGCAAGCTCAAACCATTGATGTGGTTAAACGTATGAAAGAAATAACTCTGGTTATGCAAACTCCTGATAGTGTATTAGAGGAACAAGGTGTAACTGCTACAGATCTTGAAGGTATGGTATAGTAAAGAACAATGTTTATATAGTGAATATGCAGTTTCAAGTTTATTAAAAGGTGTTTATTTATGGTGATATGATTGTTTGTAGATATGTTGGAGGAGCTTCAAGAGCATGTGGAGTCTATTGATATGGCTAATGGTGAGCTTTTGTTTCATATTTATCTTCTGTAGatgtgatatatatatacacacacacacacatgtcgtactttattattatattactagTAACTATGTCTAATACACTTTATGTATGAACTATTTTGATAGATCTTCACTCTATTGGTGGCTTGACACCTTTGCTTAAATATCTGAAGAACTCGCATGCTAACATACGAGCCAAATCTGCGGAGGTTGTAAGCACTATCGTTCAAAACAATCCGAGAAGTCAACAGTTGGTCATGGATGCAAATGGCATGGAACCATTGCTTTCAAATTTTACTTCCGATGATGATGTTACCGTTCGCACCAAAGCACTTGGTGCAATCTCCTGTGAGTAGTCCTTCATATGATTATGCAACCTACTATAGCATTGGCACGCGTTCATATGACACGCGCCTCAAATTGTTAAATATAAATCATGTATGATGATGTTTTATTGTTTTAATGGTTAATTTCAGCTCTGATTAGGCACAACAAGCCCGGGATTGCAGCGTTTCGTCTTGCGAACGGTTATGCTGCTCTCAAAGATGCTCTTAGCTCCGAAAGTGTTAGATTCCAgaggtaattattattatatacataATTGGTTGACCACTTAGCTACAGTGGATTTgaccattttttttaatttcatccctcaactttctaaaaactttgtaaaatgtcatCTTGACTCCCCTCGAgctttacgtgcttatttttatgtatgtgtcggTATGAACTCAAGTTAGTTTACGTTTCGACGTAATTTTTTTCCAAAAGTGAGTCATGTTAGATATTATACCTTTTCATTAAAaggaataaattcgatttactttacgtttcaTGTTAGATATTTTTATTGACGTTTTCAGTTGGTCTGTGTTTTAACGTTTATGTACGTGTCgttataaattcaagttggtttacatttcatgtttatgtacgtgtcgatataaattcaagttggtttacgGTTTGACGTAGTTTTTTTCGAATATGAGTTACGTCAAATATAAAACGTTTTTGTGCTTGATTTTATTgacgttttcagttggtctacgtttgATCGATAAGCAATTGCAAAAACAATTCAGTACGTGATTTGAACGTTAAATAAACTGACCCCTGCATCACGGGGAATCAATTTTAGTTATTTGATTATACTCCTGAAAATCCCATTTTCTCATCtagtttttttaacaaaaatgtAGGAAAGCACTCAACTTGATTGAGTACTTGATTCAAGAAAACCCTAACGAC
This genomic interval carries:
- the LOC110898855 gene encoding uncharacterized protein LOC110898855, which translates into the protein MAKEGPNWDGLLKWSIAHSDGTGNPRNLSEEDRKWFMEAMQAQTIDVVKRMKEITLVMQTPDSVLEEQGVTATDLEDMLEELQEHVESIDMANDLHSIGGLTPLLKYLKNSHANIRAKSAEVVSTIVQNNPRSQQLVMDANGMEPLLSNFTSDDDVTVRTKALGAISSLIRHNKPGIAAFRLANGYAALKDALSSESVRFQRKALNLIEYLIQENPNDCHVITELGFSRIMTHLATSEDAEVREGALRGLYELIKDKPVKTYDMTHEDNERLKQALQERINVISLMSSEDLAAIRDERHLVDSLWTAHYNEPSALREKGLVVLPGDDVDELPPDVASRVLVSPLRGLNRPAANNGDKSEKKDAPPLLLGPGP